A single region of the Verrucomicrobiota bacterium genome encodes:
- a CDS encoding M48 family metallopeptidase, translating into MTDFFARQAQAKARTATLLMYFTLAVGLTVLAVYSAVYLTASLVLANHAHKLAFWNGPWLAGTGGVVLLVVGIGCLIKHQELAVGGSSVAVALGGRLVSPRTSDPYERRLLNIVEELSIASGLPVPQVYVLEREEGINAFAAGRTPGDAVVAVTRGALQWLTRAELQGVMAHEFSHILNGDMRLNFRLIGWIAGILGISLIGKVLLFDITFEKETIPLKLLGLLLVAVGAVGAFFGYLIQAAVSRQREYLADASAVQFTRLPDGLAGALKKIGSVASGATIKTTKACEASHLFFGNAKVSWFETHPPLVQRIQALDPTFTGTFPAITKPPLFDVLCPAVHPPPLPRKSAVAAIPPVIPPVIPPMLPVPPVGKVTVQQFFQQAAAPICLELQGAADIREALPPAVLAATRDPFSAMMLVYGMLLGDGDEPVRTKQWLELEQETSPAITQEVRTLFPSIQAVPRKARLAVVDLAIPALRTMSTNQYEGFQRVLTVLIMSDQQVDLFEFALQQVLRRHLDAAFRSAPKRVIHYYAPKALLREGALLVSALAWVGQDGPAQVEAAFQTGVRALPAAWAGLTLLSREECHPGNLEAALDRCRQAVPGLRSQILNACVHTVAADGVLREAEIELLRAIADALECPIPPWLTTHPE; encoded by the coding sequence ATGACTGATTTTTTTGCCAGGCAGGCGCAAGCGAAAGCGCGGACCGCGACGTTGCTCATGTATTTTACATTGGCAGTCGGGTTGACGGTGTTGGCGGTTTATAGCGCGGTGTATTTGACGGCCTCGCTGGTGTTGGCGAACCATGCTCATAAGCTCGCATTTTGGAATGGGCCATGGTTGGCAGGCACCGGCGGTGTCGTGTTGCTGGTCGTCGGCATTGGTTGCCTGATCAAGCATCAAGAGTTGGCCGTCGGCGGGTCGTCGGTCGCGGTCGCGCTGGGCGGGCGGTTGGTGTCACCTCGCACCAGTGATCCGTATGAACGCCGGTTGTTGAATATTGTGGAGGAGTTGTCTATTGCCTCGGGGTTGCCGGTGCCGCAGGTATATGTGTTGGAGCGTGAGGAAGGCATCAACGCGTTTGCGGCAGGGCGCACCCCCGGCGATGCGGTCGTGGCAGTGACGCGCGGCGCCTTGCAATGGCTGACCCGCGCCGAGCTGCAAGGGGTGATGGCCCATGAGTTCAGCCATATATTAAATGGCGATATGCGCCTGAATTTCCGCCTCATCGGGTGGATCGCGGGGATTCTCGGGATTTCCCTGATCGGCAAAGTGCTGTTGTTCGATATTACATTTGAGAAGGAGACCATTCCGCTGAAACTCCTGGGTTTGCTGCTCGTCGCTGTGGGGGCGGTGGGGGCGTTCTTCGGGTATCTGATTCAGGCGGCGGTATCGCGGCAGCGGGAGTACCTGGCGGATGCCTCTGCCGTGCAGTTCACCCGGCTGCCGGATGGTTTGGCTGGGGCGCTGAAGAAAATCGGTTCCGTGGCGTCCGGGGCGACCATCAAAACCACCAAGGCATGTGAGGCGAGCCACTTGTTTTTCGGCAATGCGAAGGTGAGTTGGTTTGAGACGCATCCACCACTGGTGCAGCGCATTCAGGCGTTGGATCCGACGTTCACTGGCACGTTCCCCGCCATCACCAAACCGCCGCTGTTTGACGTGCTGTGCCCGGCCGTCCATCCGCCCCCGTTGCCACGTAAGTCTGCGGTGGCGGCTATTCCACCCGTTATTCCACCCGTCATTCCGCCAATGCTGCCGGTGCCACCGGTGGGGAAGGTGACGGTGCAACAGTTTTTCCAACAAGCCGCTGCTCCCATTTGCTTGGAATTGCAAGGGGCAGCGGACATCCGGGAGGCGTTGCCGCCGGCGGTGCTCGCCGCGACGCGTGATCCCTTCAGCGCCATGATGCTGGTTTATGGGATGTTGCTGGGCGATGGCGACGAACCGGTGCGCACCAAGCAGTGGCTGGAATTGGAACAGGAGACTTCTCCGGCCATCACGCAGGAGGTCCGGACGTTGTTTCCGAGCATCCAAGCGGTGCCCCGGAAAGCCCGGCTGGCCGTTGTGGATCTGGCCATTCCGGCGCTGCGCACGATGTCCACCAACCAATATGAAGGTTTTCAACGGGTGTTGACGGTGTTGATCATGAGCGACCAACAGGTGGACCTTTTTGAGTTTGCCCTGCAACAGGTGCTACGAAGGCATTTGGATGCCGCTTTTCGCTCGGCCCCGAAACGGGTGATTCATTATTATGCGCCTAAGGCGCTGTTGCGTGAAGGAGCCTTGTTGGTCTCCGCCCTGGCGTGGGTGGGGCAGGATGGCCCAGCCCAAGTGGAGGCCGCCTTTCAGACTGGCGTCCGGGCGCTGCCCGCCGCTTGGGCCGGGTTGACGCTGCTGTCCCGGGAAGAGTGTCATCCGGGGAATCTGGAGGCCGCCTTGGATCGCTGTCGGCAGGCTGTCCCGGGGCTGCGCTCCCAAATCCTGAATGCCTGCGTCCACACCGTGGCGGCGGATGGGGTGCTGCGGGAGGCGGAAATTGAGTTGCTGCGGGCGATTGCGGATGCCTTGGAATGCCCCATTCCCCCCTGGCTGACGACGCATCCGGAATGA
- the gdhA gene encoding NADP-specific glutamate dehydrogenase has protein sequence MGSIIQETLEVVRRRNGNEPEFFQAVTEVLESIEPAIQRHKKYRDGKILERIVEPERQIIFRVPWLDDKGQVQVNRGFRIQFSSAIGPYKGGLRFHPTVCASILKFLAFEQIFKNSLTTLPMGGGKGGSDFDPKGKSDNEVMRFCQSFMTELVRHIGPDLDVPAGDIGVGGREIGFMFGQYKRLKNEFSGVLTGKGLNWGGSLIRPEATGYGAVYFAEEMLKTRNQNLEGKVCTVSGSGNVAQYTIEKLNQLGAKAVTLSDSNGFIFDKDGINAEKLAWAMDLKNVRRGRIKEYADKFGAQYVEGKRPWGIPCDCAFPSATQNEVTGEDAKTLVNNGCFVVAEGANMPTEPEGVEVFLGKKILYGPGKAANAGGVATSGLEMSQNSMRLSWSREEVDQKLHNIMITIHKNASQTAAEYGQAGNYVMGANIAGFTKVADAMLDQGLV, from the coding sequence ATGGGCAGCATAATCCAAGAAACCCTGGAGGTCGTCCGCCGCCGTAACGGTAACGAACCTGAATTCTTCCAGGCGGTCACTGAAGTACTCGAATCCATCGAGCCGGCGATTCAACGTCACAAAAAGTATCGTGACGGGAAAATCCTGGAACGCATTGTTGAACCGGAGCGGCAAATCATCTTCCGGGTCCCTTGGCTGGATGACAAGGGGCAGGTGCAAGTCAACCGGGGCTTCCGCATCCAGTTCAGCAGCGCCATCGGGCCGTACAAAGGCGGGCTGCGTTTCCATCCCACGGTGTGCGCCAGTATCCTGAAATTCCTGGCCTTTGAACAAATCTTCAAGAACTCCCTGACCACGCTGCCGATGGGTGGCGGCAAGGGCGGTTCGGACTTCGATCCCAAGGGCAAATCGGATAATGAAGTGATGCGCTTCTGCCAATCCTTCATGACGGAACTGGTTCGCCACATTGGTCCGGACCTCGACGTGCCCGCTGGCGATATTGGCGTGGGCGGACGGGAAATCGGCTTCATGTTTGGCCAATACAAGCGCCTGAAGAACGAGTTCTCCGGCGTGTTGACCGGAAAAGGATTGAACTGGGGCGGTTCCCTAATCCGCCCGGAGGCCACCGGCTACGGTGCAGTATATTTCGCCGAGGAAATGCTGAAGACCCGTAACCAAAACCTCGAGGGCAAGGTCTGTACGGTATCTGGCTCCGGCAACGTGGCCCAATATACCATTGAAAAATTGAACCAGCTTGGTGCCAAGGCGGTGACGCTGTCCGATTCCAACGGCTTCATCTTCGACAAAGACGGTATCAACGCGGAAAAACTGGCTTGGGCGATGGATTTGAAGAACGTCCGCCGGGGGCGCATCAAGGAATACGCTGATAAATTCGGTGCCCAGTATGTGGAAGGCAAACGCCCATGGGGTATCCCTTGCGATTGCGCGTTTCCTAGCGCCACGCAGAACGAAGTCACGGGCGAAGATGCCAAAACACTGGTTAATAACGGCTGTTTTGTGGTGGCCGAAGGAGCCAACATGCCCACGGAACCGGAGGGTGTCGAAGTATTCCTTGGCAAGAAAATCCTGTACGGTCCAGGCAAGGCCGCCAACGCCGGTGGCGTGGCCACATCCGGCTTGGAAATGTCGCAGAATTCCATGCGGCTCTCTTGGAGCCGGGAGGAAGTGGATCAGAAACTGCACAACATCATGATCACCATTCACAAGAACGCCTCCCAGACGGCCGCAGAATATGGTCAGGCGGGTAACTACGTTATGGGCGCCAACATTGCCGGCTTTACCAAAGTGGCCGACGCCATGCTGGATCAAGGTCTGGTGTAA
- a CDS encoding exosortase/archaeosortase family protein has translation MASDETNIQQPVKTAGKEIREFLEAFPNKAFFSVVALGWLALFYFYGNSTFGYVSTNSLFRWLHGVYQSSDDDAHGYLIPFVVVGLLWWRRNDIIGLKKDVCWPALLLVILGCAMHVLGYMVQQPRISLVAFVLGLYGITGLFWGGAWMRQAFIPFFMFVFCVPVSAISESLTVPLRLLATKITAWVAQHILGIGVLQVGNRLLEPEGRYSYEVAAACSGIRSLTAMLAITTVFGLVQFNRSWKRLMMMLLAVPLAIVANVVRLLMIVVAAEIFGQRGGYYVHDSEWLSLIPYVPAMVVVFLIGNWMRDKTTKEDRPA, from the coding sequence ATGGCTAGTGACGAAACAAATATCCAGCAGCCGGTGAAGACTGCCGGGAAAGAAATTCGGGAATTCCTTGAGGCATTCCCGAATAAGGCTTTTTTTTCTGTGGTAGCTTTGGGATGGTTGGCGCTGTTTTATTTCTATGGGAACTCCACCTTTGGTTATGTTTCTACGAACAGTTTGTTTCGATGGTTGCATGGAGTGTACCAAAGTAGCGATGATGATGCGCACGGTTACCTGATCCCCTTTGTGGTGGTTGGCTTATTGTGGTGGCGACGCAACGATATTATCGGGCTGAAAAAGGATGTGTGTTGGCCCGCATTGTTACTGGTTATCCTAGGTTGCGCGATGCATGTTCTGGGCTATATGGTGCAACAGCCCCGTATTTCATTGGTGGCTTTTGTATTGGGGTTGTATGGGATCACCGGGCTGTTTTGGGGGGGGGCTTGGATGCGTCAAGCGTTCATTCCATTTTTCATGTTCGTTTTTTGTGTTCCGGTATCGGCGATATCTGAATCTTTGACCGTGCCCTTGCGGTTGTTGGCCACCAAGATCACTGCTTGGGTGGCGCAGCACATTCTCGGCATCGGGGTATTACAAGTGGGTAATCGGCTGCTGGAGCCGGAAGGCCGGTATAGCTATGAAGTGGCGGCGGCTTGCAGTGGCATTCGCAGCCTGACGGCCATGCTGGCCATTACCACCGTCTTTGGTTTAGTGCAATTTAACCGTTCGTGGAAACGCCTGATGATGATGCTGTTAGCAGTACCATTGGCGATTGTGGCGAACGTCGTGCGCTTACTCATGATCGTGGTTGCGGCGGAAATATTCGGTCAACGCGGTGGGTATTATGTGCATGATAGCGAGTGGTTGAGTCTGATACCATACGTGCCCGCCATGGTCGTCGTTTTCCTGATTGGCAACTGGATGCGTGATAAGACCACTAAGGAGGACCGTCCCGCGTGA